One Methylocapsa sp. D3K7 DNA window includes the following coding sequences:
- a CDS encoding histidine kinase dimerization/phosphoacceptor domain -containing protein: MEAPNWLGHPFAAEILALPKGQHFTNIDHRGALAQAIVDTIREPLLVLDKDLHVVTANRSFYLMFGMKRQDVQGRPLFALGEGQWNIAELRLLLESIAPRHAVMEAYEVEQEFSGIGRRTMLLNARSVFYEENYDATILLAIEDITEQRAKERELQELLQHKELLLQEMQHRVANSLQIIAGILRIKARTARSEETRLHLHDAHQRVMLVAAIQQHLHGSKPGTTIALGPYLSQLCETLAASMVGDRRPVSLKVHVESGAVTSSHAVSMGLIVTELVINALKHAFPGDRSDGTVVVAYELAEPNWRLTVSDNGIGLPESHFDKTNPGLGTTIIEALAKQLDARVDVVMDSLGTSVSVTHASFAVRYSMHLSQ, encoded by the coding sequence ATGGAAGCGCCAAACTGGTTAGGGCACCCTTTTGCAGCAGAAATATTGGCGTTGCCCAAGGGGCAGCATTTCACGAACATCGATCATAGGGGCGCGCTCGCCCAGGCGATCGTGGATACCATTCGCGAACCCCTCCTCGTCCTCGACAAGGACTTGCATGTCGTCACCGCAAATCGCTCCTTCTATCTGATGTTCGGGATGAAACGTCAGGATGTTCAAGGACGTCCTCTATTTGCGCTAGGTGAGGGCCAGTGGAATATCGCCGAGCTTCGGTTGCTGCTGGAGAGCATCGCGCCACGGCACGCCGTGATGGAAGCTTACGAAGTCGAGCAGGAATTTTCCGGCATCGGGCGGCGCACGATGCTGCTCAATGCGCGCAGTGTCTTTTATGAAGAAAATTACGATGCCACAATTCTTCTGGCCATCGAGGACATCACCGAGCAGCGCGCCAAGGAGCGCGAGTTGCAGGAGCTCCTGCAACATAAGGAATTATTGCTGCAGGAGATGCAGCACCGCGTCGCGAACAGCCTCCAGATCATCGCGGGCATTCTCCGCATCAAGGCCAGAACGGCGCGCTCGGAAGAGACGCGGCTGCATCTTCACGATGCCCATCAGCGAGTCATGTTGGTTGCGGCCATACAGCAGCATCTTCACGGCTCGAAACCTGGCACGACAATCGCCCTCGGCCCCTATTTATCCCAGCTGTGTGAGACCTTGGCAGCCTCGATGGTTGGCGACCGTCGGCCGGTCTCCTTGAAGGTGCATGTCGAAAGTGGCGCCGTCACTTCCAGTCACGCCGTCAGCATGGGTCTGATTGTAACCGAGCTCGTAATCAACGCGCTCAAGCACGCATTTCCCGGTGACCGGAGCGATGGCACTGTGGTCGTGGCATATGAACTCGCAGAACCGAACTGGAGACTTACGGTTTCCGATAATGGCATTGGACTGCCGGAGAGCCATTTTGACAAGACAAATCCCGGCCTAGGCACGACGATTATCGAAGCGCTCGCCAAGCAGCTTGATGCTCGGGTGGATGTCGTGATGGATTCTCTAGGTACGAGCGTATCGGTCACCCACGCGTCCTTCGCGGTGCGATATTCCATGCATTTGTCCCAGTAG
- a CDS encoding GlsB/YeaQ/YmgE family stress response membrane protein: protein MHMSNESLLIILLVGLIAGWLAGQIVQGTGFGLLGDLLIGIIGAFIGSWLLPQLGIHLGLGIVAAIINATLGALILLLIIRLIRGGGGWRGSWGRRW from the coding sequence ATGCACATGTCGAATGAAAGTCTCCTGATCATATTGCTGGTCGGCCTCATTGCTGGATGGTTGGCTGGCCAAATCGTGCAAGGCACCGGGTTTGGGCTCCTCGGTGATCTCCTCATAGGAATTATAGGTGCCTTCATCGGCAGTTGGCTGCTGCCTCAACTCGGCATCCATCTTGGCTTGGGCATTGTTGCAGCCATCATCAACGCCACCCTTGGCGCGCTGATCCTATTGTTGATCATCCGTCTCATTCGTGGCGGAGGCGGATGGCGAGGGAGTTGGGGAAGACGTTGGTAG
- a CDS encoding phasin: MNKNTETTATKPASFPNGPEAFRDMAEKGATQAKETYENMTAASTEAADLIKNSYWTAVKGVEDYNSKFIEFARANTNAAFDFVQKMSGVNSPAAFIELWTEHARKQAETLTEQSKQLAARAQKVTRATEPLKTGVVNPFKHAA; the protein is encoded by the coding sequence ATGAACAAAAACACCGAGACCACAGCTACGAAGCCCGCCAGTTTCCCAAACGGCCCGGAAGCATTCCGCGATATGGCGGAAAAGGGCGCCACGCAAGCCAAAGAAACTTACGAGAACATGACCGCAGCCTCGACTGAAGCGGCCGATCTCATAAAAAATAGCTATTGGACGGCGGTTAAGGGTGTGGAGGACTACAACAGCAAGTTCATCGAATTCGCTCGCGCGAACACCAACGCCGCTTTTGACTTTGTCCAGAAGATGTCCGGCGTGAACTCGCCTGCGGCGTTCATAGAACTGTGGACAGAACATGCACGCAAGCAGGCCGAGACGCTGACCGAGCAGAGCAAGCAACTTGCGGCGCGCGCCCAGAAGGTGACGCGCGCAACCGAGCCCCTCAAGACGGGCGTCGTAAACCCGTTCAAACACGCCGCCTGA